A region of Halobellus limi DNA encodes the following proteins:
- a CDS encoding universal stress protein — translation MNSPSHLEVREGADINLYNQILIPLYGADIRDSVVQYGLSLAETYDAALHVLYIQDEERTEVESDQVTKQEEWDAAAVIEPVVDQAHSLGLNVIPAVDSGHSPGVIREYAEENDIDLLVHQKPTQTRLARILRRDVSSHIIQNISLPVLTIPDMDPSDPVGELSTSQFTDILVPTDGYDEASVAFKHGLQIAKRYDATLHGLFIISEQSYSSRPGFTWEEVTDSWEQRGTRLLEDITEKAATLDVPVRTTLRFGQPQQEILKYTEVTDIDLVTMGTRGLTGIRRLLQGSVAAQVIEEADYPVLTINRRTAELKKHPYTFLRKTNQNRKSRLY, via the coding sequence ATGAACTCCCCCAGCCATCTAGAAGTTCGAGAAGGTGCGGACATCAACCTGTACAACCAGATCCTCATTCCACTCTACGGAGCTGATATAAGGGACTCAGTGGTCCAATATGGCCTATCACTTGCAGAAACGTATGATGCGGCTCTCCACGTGTTATATATTCAAGATGAGGAACGCACGGAGGTGGAATCCGATCAAGTCACTAAACAAGAGGAATGGGACGCAGCAGCGGTAATTGAACCCGTGGTGGATCAGGCCCACTCGCTCGGACTCAATGTGATACCAGCAGTGGATAGTGGGCACTCTCCAGGTGTTATTCGGGAATACGCTGAGGAGAATGATATCGATTTGCTTGTCCACCAGAAACCTACACAGACTAGATTAGCACGAATTCTCCGGAGAGACGTCTCCAGCCACATCATTCAAAATATCTCTCTTCCTGTCTTGACGATACCTGATATGGATCCCTCTGATCCGGTAGGAGAGTTATCTACTAGTCAGTTCACAGATATTCTCGTGCCTACGGATGGATACGACGAGGCATCTGTGGCCTTCAAACATGGGCTACAAATTGCTAAACGGTATGATGCAACCCTACATGGACTTTTTATCATTTCCGAACAGTCCTATTCGAGTCGGCCTGGATTCACGTGGGAAGAGGTCACTGACTCTTGGGAACAGCGGGGAACTCGGCTCTTGGAGGACATTACGGAGAAGGCAGCGACCTTGGACGTTCCTGTCCGAACTACGTTGAGATTTGGTCAACCTCAGCAGGAGATTCTCAAATACACTGAGGTGACTGACATCGACCTTGTTACAATGGGGACACGAGGATTGACTGGCATTCGTCGGCTATTACAGGGAAGCGTCGCAGCTCAAGTGATCGAGGAAGCAGATTACCCCGTTCTAACGATTAACCGAAGGACAGCTGAATTGAAAAAACACCCGTACACCTTTCTTCGAAAGACAAACCAGAATCGGAAGTCAAGGCTATATTGA
- a CDS encoding NAD(P)/FAD-dependent oxidoreductase, translating to MTRTSKIAVIGGGMAGLAAAAGFDDAGFVVELYERQSYDSKRVNCGEAMTAVSKIPLEPTVENGFLNPLPAMEVEVYDGIDADRHRTGAGTFPAADTYITDRNVVEQSWAEQLSEKGVDIHENQSITRTDFHEFTDEYDLVVDATGQPSLSSKALGTTNEYSGYMVALNSDVEGDFTELYPNSRIILENYTGYSWAFPKTSQRANVGIGWTVSDRPSDYMKALREACKRNGWPVPSQERTNVAIIPEGPSLDPDRTYLPEHSVVRVGDAAGIANRLTGKGISQAVESGFLAAELANSGQLHNFPDSLYQRMKTEYIFATVVRYFLETRNPKVLGAAIRAAAGIDIEDVDRSPSTVLLRLLRHPVLFARIFSRRRVLNRVYGGMTNQWELIN from the coding sequence ATGACACGAACGTCCAAAATTGCGGTAATAGGTGGAGGGATGGCCGGGCTTGCAGCAGCTGCTGGATTCGACGACGCTGGATTCGTCGTCGAACTATATGAGCGGCAGTCCTACGATAGCAAACGCGTTAATTGCGGAGAAGCGATGACAGCGGTATCGAAGATCCCACTCGAGCCGACTGTAGAGAACGGCTTTCTCAATCCGCTGCCAGCGATGGAAGTGGAGGTGTATGACGGAATCGACGCCGATCGCCACCGCACTGGAGCCGGCACCTTTCCTGCTGCGGATACATATATAACGGACCGAAATGTCGTTGAGCAGTCCTGGGCAGAACAACTCTCAGAGAAGGGTGTTGACATCCACGAAAACCAGTCTATCACACGGACAGATTTCCACGAGTTCACCGATGAGTATGATCTCGTCGTTGATGCAACCGGTCAGCCATCACTCTCTAGTAAAGCGCTCGGAACAACCAACGAGTATTCAGGATATATGGTAGCGCTTAACAGTGATGTCGAAGGGGACTTCACCGAGTTGTACCCGAACAGCCGGATAATTCTGGAGAACTATACAGGGTACTCGTGGGCATTCCCGAAGACATCGCAACGAGCCAACGTTGGTATCGGCTGGACGGTCAGTGACCGGCCTAGTGATTATATGAAGGCATTGAGGGAAGCCTGTAAGCGGAATGGGTGGCCAGTCCCGTCGCAGGAACGGACGAACGTCGCAATCATTCCCGAGGGACCCAGTCTCGATCCCGACAGAACCTATCTACCGGAGCATTCCGTCGTACGGGTTGGTGATGCTGCGGGGATCGCAAACCGACTCACTGGAAAAGGAATTTCACAGGCCGTTGAATCGGGATTCTTGGCCGCAGAGTTGGCTAACAGCGGCCAATTACACAATTTTCCTGACAGTTTATATCAGAGGATGAAAACGGAGTACATTTTCGCCACAGTTGTGAGATACTTTCTTGAAACTCGTAATCCCAAGGTTCTGGGAGCAGCAATTCGTGCCGCTGCCGGGATCGATATTGAAGACGTTGACCGGTCTCCGAGTACAGTTCTACTGCGTCTCCTCCGCCACCCTGTTTTGTTTGCCCGTATTTTCTCGAGACGACGAGTTTTAAACCGTGTCTATGGAGGAATGACTAACCAATGGGAGTTGATTAATTGA
- a CDS encoding heavy-metal-associated domain-containing protein: MTQTITVEGMTCEHCEQTVEEALEEVEGVTSATADRDSESATVEGSAERDELVTVVEDAGYDASA; the protein is encoded by the coding sequence ATGACTCAGACAATCACCGTCGAAGGAATGACCTGTGAACATTGCGAGCAGACCGTCGAAGAGGCACTCGAAGAAGTTGAGGGGGTTACGTCCGCTACTGCGGATCGTGACTCAGAATCCGCGACGGTCGAGGGGTCCGCTGAACGGGATGAGCTTGTGACTGTGGTCGAAGACGCTGGATACGATGCCTCTGCGTAA
- a CDS encoding DUF411 domain-containing protein, with amino-acid sequence MERAVTRRELLRVGATTVALGTAGCLGSSSGDEWDIEGTLAVTNAQQYSSPGCSCCGKYASYLREQLDTTLGETETEDVTDLKRQHGIPSDLQSCHTLVLDEYVVEGHVPAEVIATMLEEEPAIDGIALPGMPAGSPGMGGTKSDTFTVYKLGGGKTGDVYTEI; translated from the coding sequence ATGGAACGGGCCGTAACTCGTCGCGAACTACTACGGGTCGGTGCGACGACAGTCGCACTCGGAACCGCCGGTTGTTTGGGGTCATCGAGTGGGGATGAGTGGGATATCGAGGGAACGCTAGCGGTGACGAACGCCCAACAATACAGTTCACCAGGCTGTAGCTGTTGTGGAAAATATGCGTCGTACCTGCGGGAACAGCTCGACACGACGCTCGGGGAAACCGAAACCGAGGACGTGACGGATCTCAAGCGCCAACACGGTATTCCATCGGATCTACAGAGCTGTCACACACTCGTCCTCGACGAGTACGTCGTCGAAGGACATGTTCCTGCCGAGGTTATCGCGACGATGCTCGAGGAAGAGCCGGCGATTGACGGCATCGCGTTGCCCGGGATGCCGGCTGGATCGCCGGGGATGGGCGGGACGAAGTCCGACACATTCACCGTCTACAAACTCGGCGGCGGAAAGACAGGTGACGTGTACACCGAAATCTGA
- a CDS encoding DUF7123 family protein, whose translation MSNISRHTVRRYLVETASSEPTYLRAREIASDLDGSPKAVAQYLSQLQDELTIVSLEQWGRSKSTTWRLEVNGS comes from the coding sequence ATGTCGAATATTTCCCGGCACACGGTTCGAAGGTACCTCGTCGAGACAGCCAGTAGCGAACCGACATACCTCCGGGCTCGCGAGATTGCCAGCGACCTCGACGGATCTCCCAAGGCAGTCGCGCAGTATCTCAGCCAGCTCCAGGACGAACTCACAATCGTTTCACTCGAACAGTGGGGGCGCTCGAAAAGCACGACGTGGCGATTGGAGGTGAACGGGTCGTGA
- a CDS encoding DoxX family protein produces the protein MKYAMSTQSIRTNFLGTETSFSVSGAWLSYWILLLRLTAGWWMLHAGLDKIWAWPFDASWFVGGAAQGTILAPFVTPFSDGILLAFVNVAVPLGQTAIGLGLILGVLTRTAAFFGAFMMLFFYFINGYGGGWANGMVTGELLGIMVFGTIVALGAGGVLAVDNRLREMELFENTRLRKLLG, from the coding sequence GTGAAGTATGCCATGTCAACTCAATCCATCCGTACGAATTTTCTCGGAACCGAGACGTCGTTCTCGGTCTCGGGAGCCTGGTTGTCGTATTGGATCCTGCTGCTCCGGCTGACCGCCGGGTGGTGGATGCTCCACGCTGGCCTTGACAAAATCTGGGCGTGGCCCTTCGACGCCAGCTGGTTCGTCGGCGGAGCCGCTCAGGGCACGATTCTCGCCCCCTTCGTCACGCCGTTCAGCGACGGCATCCTGTTGGCGTTCGTCAACGTGGCGGTACCGCTTGGGCAAACCGCCATCGGTCTCGGGCTGATACTCGGTGTCCTCACGAGGACCGCCGCCTTCTTTGGTGCCTTCATGATGCTGTTCTTCTACTTCATCAACGGCTACGGTGGCGGCTGGGCCAACGGTATGGTCACGGGTGAACTCCTTGGGATCATGGTCTTCGGAACCATTGTGGCACTTGGAGCGGGCGGCGTCCTGGCAGTCGATAACCGCCTGCGTGAGATGGAACTGTTCGAGAACACGCGATTACGGAAACTCCTCGGGTGA
- a CDS encoding class I SAM-dependent methyltransferase: protein MDQSTLRHRITDQFSYRGERADIWRAFDLLFDTDEFLNLGYSEWYQPHIAGSSQRRLVTEVGSRVASHLPTTDGVRLLDVGCGRGGPALHLAYQFGFNVTGVDLVPYNIQMATENARGKHLDSEFIIGDATQLPFTRDSFTACTAIDALVYLPERNRVFATVADTLEPEGVLVVSDLVMQSDVTETERRLVDSFADAWDMPSLGTVEGYKAALDETSFELKAVEDITKHSVGRFRKWTTLYLQLLTSPLRALIERLLGAYDLDPPAITEQVRKAHHALPFLRHVIFVAELETT, encoded by the coding sequence ATGGATCAGAGTACTCTCCGCCACCGAATCACCGACCAGTTTTCTTACCGCGGCGAGCGAGCCGATATCTGGCGGGCGTTCGACCTCCTGTTCGATACTGACGAGTTCCTCAATCTCGGCTACTCGGAGTGGTACCAGCCACATATAGCCGGTTCGAGTCAACGTCGCCTCGTCACGGAAGTCGGCTCAAGGGTCGCGTCGCATCTACCCACAACCGACGGAGTGCGCCTCCTCGATGTCGGCTGCGGTCGGGGGGGTCCAGCCCTCCACCTCGCCTATCAGTTCGGCTTCAACGTCACTGGTGTCGACCTCGTTCCGTACAACATCCAGATGGCAACCGAGAACGCACGGGGTAAGCACCTCGATTCCGAGTTCATCATCGGTGACGCGACACAACTCCCGTTTACCAGGGACTCGTTTACCGCGTGTACAGCCATCGACGCACTCGTATACCTCCCCGAGCGGAATCGCGTTTTCGCTACAGTCGCAGATACCCTCGAACCCGAGGGGGTTCTCGTAGTCTCCGATCTCGTGATGCAGTCAGACGTGACTGAAACGGAACGGAGATTGGTCGATTCATTTGCGGATGCGTGGGATATGCCGTCCTTGGGTACTGTTGAAGGATACAAAGCTGCTCTCGACGAGACGAGCTTTGAGCTCAAAGCGGTCGAAGATATCACGAAACACAGCGTCGGACGCTTCCGAAAGTGGACGACGCTGTACCTCCAGCTACTCACGAGCCCGCTCCGGGCTCTCATTGAACGACTGTTAGGAGCGTATGATCTCGATCCCCCAGCGATTACTGAGCAGGTACGGAAGGCTCACCACGCGCTGCCGTTCCTGCGACACGTTATCTTCGTTGCGGAACTAGAGACTACTTGA
- a CDS encoding heavy metal translocating P-type ATPase — protein MTSQTIHLDITGMSCANCSATIQDTLESLDGVSEADANFATDEGSVTYDPEEVSLKEIYDAIDEAGYGAVSETVTIAISDMTCANCAETNQTALENIPGVVNAEVNYATDEAQVTYNPAEVSIGALYDAIEEAGYSPVREDGADEESGQDARDAARQAETRKQLRLTLFGAVLSAPLLFFLIDNYLLGGAIVPEAVFGVELGWVEFLLATPVQAILGWPFYKNSYKAIVKNGRANMDVLIAIGSTTAYLYSVAVLAELIAGGLYFDTAALILVFITLGNYLEARSKGQAGEALRKLLEMEAETATIVREDGSEEEVPLEEVTTGDRMKIRPGEKIPTDGVVVDGQSAVDESMVTGESVPVEKEEGDEVVGSTINENGVLVVEATKVGEDTALQQIVQTVKEAQSRQPDIQNLADRISAYFVPAVIANALLWGVVWFLFPEALAGFVDWLPLWGQVAGGPAPVGGTVSVFEFAIIVFASSILIACPCALGLATPAATMVGTTIGAQNGVLFKGGDILERAKDVDTVVFDKTGTLTEGEMELTDVVVFDSDGNVVTDGGEPTPDGGQLSTRERLSEDDVLRLAAIAESGSEHPLARAIVEGAEERGLDVTEPDDFENVPGHGIKAVIGDSEVLVGNRKLLRDNGIDPSPAEETMERLENEGKTAMLVAYEGELVGVVADADTVKESSKQAVTALQERGVDVMMITGDNERTARAVAKQVGIDPKNVRAGVLPEDKSNAVDSIQDEGRQAMMVGDGVNDAPALAVAHVGTAIGSGTDVAIEAADVTLMRDDPLDVVKAIRISDATLQKIKQNLVWALGYNTAMIPLASLGLLQPVLAAAAMAFSSVSVLTNSLLFRRYTPDHDYKLFGFLR, from the coding sequence ATGACAAGCCAAACAATCCATCTTGATATCACGGGAATGTCCTGCGCCAACTGTTCGGCGACGATCCAGGACACTCTCGAATCGCTCGACGGGGTATCGGAGGCGGATGCGAACTTCGCCACCGACGAGGGTTCCGTCACCTACGACCCTGAAGAGGTATCGCTCAAAGAAATCTACGACGCGATCGACGAGGCCGGGTACGGCGCAGTCTCTGAGACGGTAACGATTGCCATCTCCGATATGACCTGTGCCAACTGCGCCGAGACCAACCAAACCGCTCTTGAAAATATTCCGGGCGTCGTTAATGCGGAGGTCAATTACGCAACCGACGAAGCACAGGTCACCTACAATCCTGCGGAAGTATCTATTGGTGCGCTGTACGATGCTATCGAGGAGGCTGGCTACTCGCCCGTCCGCGAAGATGGTGCCGACGAAGAGTCGGGCCAGGACGCACGAGATGCCGCCCGTCAAGCCGAAACTCGGAAACAACTCAGGTTGACCCTCTTTGGGGCAGTGTTATCGGCACCGTTGCTCTTCTTCCTCATCGACAATTATCTGCTCGGTGGCGCGATCGTCCCTGAAGCCGTCTTCGGTGTGGAACTTGGCTGGGTTGAGTTCCTCCTCGCCACGCCGGTACAGGCGATCCTCGGCTGGCCGTTCTATAAGAACTCGTACAAGGCGATCGTGAAGAACGGCCGCGCCAATATGGACGTGCTGATTGCGATCGGTTCAACAACGGCCTATCTATACTCTGTGGCAGTCCTTGCTGAACTCATTGCAGGTGGACTTTATTTCGACACGGCAGCCCTCATCCTCGTGTTCATCACGTTGGGTAACTATCTCGAAGCTCGGTCGAAGGGCCAAGCGGGTGAGGCCCTCCGAAAGCTCCTCGAAATGGAAGCCGAAACGGCGACCATTGTCCGCGAGGACGGCAGTGAAGAAGAAGTTCCACTCGAAGAGGTCACAACTGGTGACCGGATGAAAATTCGTCCAGGTGAGAAGATTCCCACAGACGGTGTCGTTGTCGACGGTCAGTCTGCCGTCGACGAGTCAATGGTCACTGGCGAATCTGTGCCTGTCGAGAAAGAGGAGGGCGATGAGGTCGTCGGCTCGACGATTAACGAGAACGGCGTCCTTGTCGTGGAGGCGACGAAGGTTGGAGAAGACACGGCCCTCCAACAGATCGTCCAGACAGTCAAGGAGGCCCAGTCGCGCCAGCCCGACATCCAGAATCTCGCCGACCGCATCTCCGCGTACTTCGTGCCTGCGGTCATCGCGAACGCCCTTCTCTGGGGTGTCGTCTGGTTCCTGTTCCCCGAGGCTCTCGCTGGCTTCGTCGACTGGCTCCCGCTGTGGGGTCAGGTTGCTGGCGGCCCGGCCCCGGTCGGTGGGACCGTTTCAGTCTTCGAGTTCGCGATAATTGTCTTCGCGTCCTCGATCCTCATCGCCTGTCCCTGTGCGCTGGGGCTGGCGACGCCCGCAGCGACGATGGTCGGGACGACGATTGGTGCCCAGAACGGCGTCCTGTTCAAGGGCGGTGACATCCTCGAACGCGCAAAAGACGTCGACACGGTCGTCTTCGACAAGACGGGCACCCTCACGGAGGGTGAAATGGAACTCACCGACGTGGTCGTCTTTGATAGCGATGGAAATGTGGTGACTGACGGTGGCGAGCCGACCCCAGATGGTGGACAGCTCAGCACCCGTGAGCGCCTCTCAGAGGATGATGTGCTTCGACTGGCGGCGATAGCTGAAAGCGGCAGCGAACACCCGCTCGCCCGTGCAATCGTCGAAGGGGCCGAAGAACGCGGCCTGGACGTGACTGAGCCTGACGACTTCGAGAACGTTCCGGGCCACGGGATCAAAGCAGTCATTGGTGACAGCGAGGTGCTGGTCGGCAACCGCAAGCTGCTGCGGGACAACGGGATCGACCCCTCTCCCGCTGAGGAGACGATGGAACGCCTCGAGAACGAGGGGAAGACGGCGATGCTGGTCGCCTACGAGGGGGAGCTCGTGGGTGTGGTCGCCGACGCCGACACAGTGAAGGAAAGCTCCAAGCAGGCTGTCACAGCACTCCAAGAGCGGGGAGTTGACGTGATGATGATTACGGGCGACAACGAGCGAACTGCCCGTGCGGTCGCTAAACAGGTGGGTATCGACCCGAAGAACGTCCGCGCAGGAGTCCTTCCTGAGGACAAGTCCAACGCGGTCGACAGTATTCAAGACGAGGGCCGGCAGGCGATGATGGTCGGTGACGGCGTCAACGACGCTCCGGCACTCGCGGTCGCACACGTCGGGACAGCAATCGGCTCCGGCACCGACGTCGCCATCGAAGCTGCAGACGTCACGCTGATGCGAGACGACCCGCTCGACGTGGTAAAGGCGATCCGAATCTCAGACGCGACACTCCAGAAGATCAAACAGAACCTCGTGTGGGCGCTCGGTTACAACACGGCGATGATTCCGTTAGCGTCGCTCGGCCTCCTCCAGCCCGTGCTCGCTGCAGCAGCAATGGCGTTCTCGTCGGTGTCGGTGCTGACGAACAGTCTCCTGTTCCGGCGGTACACCCCCGATCACGACTACAAGCTCTTCGGATTTCTTCGCTAA
- a CDS encoding DUF63 family protein codes for MSTVTRRVETVLPETGSREWWALYLLAPLVLLGGGILVFPTLVYDRFIWQYLWGPVVADAAGQPVTHEGVRAVQGYNAVNTVIYLAAVVYSLPGLRAYLDQLDVTFDARLAYGFAPIIIAGGAMRALEDLGLLGDYAVWFITPSIYIVVTAVTILALGVGALLRDQNIGSIPLTVGLVGSVWAVGAVWWAVWHGLSTSTPLRLWVPVATTGIALGVTALYYWGASFVNITHLRHPLILLAVFGQLWDAAQNLIGVTFLGYSPKLVVTNLVYQATGFSGSTFVLKLVVTVGIVWYLADAKEEMNHTWWWLMTFFIGAIGLPMGVRGSLRMLLGA; via the coding sequence GTGAGTACTGTCACCCGCCGCGTCGAGACTGTCCTTCCGGAGACCGGCTCACGCGAGTGGTGGGCGCTGTACCTGCTGGCCCCGCTCGTCCTCCTCGGTGGGGGCATCCTCGTGTTTCCGACGTTGGTCTACGACCGGTTCATCTGGCAGTATCTCTGGGGACCAGTCGTCGCCGATGCGGCCGGTCAGCCAGTCACGCACGAGGGGGTTCGTGCTGTCCAGGGCTACAACGCGGTGAACACGGTAATCTACCTCGCGGCAGTCGTATACAGCCTCCCCGGACTACGTGCGTATCTCGACCAACTCGACGTCACGTTCGACGCACGACTGGCCTACGGGTTCGCTCCGATCATCATCGCAGGTGGGGCGATGCGCGCCCTCGAGGATCTCGGGCTGCTCGGGGACTACGCGGTGTGGTTCATCACGCCATCGATTTACATCGTCGTCACCGCTGTCACCATCCTCGCGCTCGGTGTCGGTGCACTCTTGCGTGACCAAAATATCGGATCTATCCCGCTAACAGTCGGGCTCGTCGGGTCGGTGTGGGCTGTCGGGGCCGTCTGGTGGGCTGTTTGGCACGGCCTCTCGACATCGACCCCACTCCGCCTATGGGTTCCTGTCGCGACGACGGGGATAGCGCTCGGCGTAACCGCACTCTACTACTGGGGCGCGAGTTTCGTCAATATCACACACCTTCGACACCCGCTAATTCTGCTGGCCGTTTTCGGCCAGTTGTGGGACGCTGCGCAGAATCTCATCGGTGTGACGTTCCTCGGCTACTCCCCAAAGCTGGTCGTGACGAATCTCGTGTACCAGGCGACTGGATTCTCCGGATCGACGTTCGTGCTGAAACTCGTCGTGACTGTCGGCATCGTGTGGTATCTCGCCGATGCGAAAGAGGAGATGAATCACACGTGGTGGTGGCTTATGACGTTCTTCATCGGAGCGATCGGACTCCCGATGGGCGTTCGTGGGTCACTTCGGATGCTGTTGGGAGCTTAA
- a CDS encoding AsnC family transcriptional regulator has translation MRDLDETDLEILSLLADDARRPFSDIGEEVDLSGPAVSDRVKRLQEAGIINNFTIDVNRAHLRAGVPVFIQAEIGSASLEAARERARESDGVEHVFTTSEGDLWFYARVEAQNVRQWVDGLFNEIDVADYTVTLIDELEWTPSVDGVEFALTCAECNNTVDNQGETTRIDGEIYHFCCPSCLTRFDDRYQRLEEGA, from the coding sequence ATGCGCGATTTGGATGAAACCGACTTAGAAATCCTCTCGTTACTCGCTGATGACGCCCGCCGCCCGTTCAGCGATATTGGCGAGGAGGTCGACTTGTCGGGGCCAGCCGTTTCTGACCGGGTAAAGCGATTACAGGAAGCTGGCATCATTAACAACTTCACGATTGACGTCAACCGGGCTCATCTCCGAGCTGGTGTACCGGTATTTATTCAGGCCGAAATCGGCTCAGCGTCGTTGGAGGCCGCCCGCGAGCGGGCTCGAGAGTCAGATGGCGTTGAACACGTCTTCACGACCTCCGAAGGAGATCTTTGGTTCTATGCCCGTGTTGAAGCCCAGAACGTACGTCAGTGGGTAGATGGACTCTTTAACGAGATCGATGTAGCAGATTACACCGTCACACTAATTGACGAGCTTGAATGGACGCCGTCCGTTGATGGCGTCGAATTTGCACTCACCTGTGCTGAATGTAACAATACCGTTGATAATCAAGGTGAAACGACGAGAATCGACGGAGAGATCTATCACTTCTGTTGTCCGTCCTGTCTCACACGGTTCGACGATCGGTATCAGCGACTCGAAGAGGGAGCGTAA